The following is a genomic window from Spirosoma foliorum.
TCGACTAATTGGCTTTCTTTTTTTTAATGGATGGAGTTAAAATCCGTACATACCACCCGAAACCGAAAGTTGCTCGCCTGTAATCCAGGCGGCATCATCGGAAGCCAGAAATACGGCAGCTTTCGCAATATCTTCAGGCTGACCTCTTCGACCAAGTGGCGTATTTGCAATAAATAGTTGCTCATACTCACTGCCACTAGTAACGCCCGCACTAGTGGCCCCTTCAGTTTCCGTTGCGCCCGGCAAAATAGAATTGATACGAACGTTTTTTGCTCCCAGCTCTTTCGATAAAGAAATCGTTAGGGCATCCAAGGCCGCTTTCGTAGCGGAATATAACGACACTCCCGCCATCGGCGATTTGCTGGCACCCGAACTGATATTAATGATATTGCCACCGGTAGAGCCAAACAGTTTTAAAGCTGCCTGGATGGTAAGTACAGGACCCAAAACATTGACGTTGAAATGCTGATGAAAAGCTTCTACAGATGCCTGTTCAACAGGTAAAAATTGCTGAAAGACAGCGTTGTTGACTAAAATATCCAACGTGCCGAACGTTTTCTCTGTTTCGTCAAACAGCCTGATTACATCGGCTTCTTTTGATATATCGCCCTGTATTGCAATGGCTGTACCTCCATCATCGGTTATAGATTTCACTACTTTATCCGCTGCGTCTTTACTTGACGCATAATTGACTATAACTTTTGCCCCTTCTTTGGCAAATGCCTTTGCAATTCCTGCACCAATTCCTTTTGATGCACCTGTCACTATCGCTACTTTGTTGTTTAAGTTACTCATTTCTTTAAAGATTTGATACTGTGGCTCCTTTGTCCACGAGGCAGAATCGCCCTGATATTGGCGATCAAGATTCATCCCTAGAATTTAACTAAGTCCTTAAAGATCAACTGACCCCAGGTATTTCCGTGCGCCTGCACCAGCAGCCCACCTTCCGACAGCCCGCCAAGTTTGATGGCCGCAAAACCGAGATTGTCTGCCAGCGCACTAACCTGCGTTGCTGCGTCGTCATCGTCGCTTGCCAGGAACACGACTCGTCTGCCACCTTGTACGGCCGGATCTTGTGCAAGGATGGCAGCGCCCAAATGGTTGAAACCCTTAACCACTTTTCCATCCGTGAAGGCCTGCGCGACGACCCTGCCGGAAGGCTGTCCGCCCAGCTGCTTAGGGGAAATACCGTAGGCATTGGTCACATCGACGATGGTCTTCCCCTGCCAGTTGGGCAGCGCCTTGGCCACATCCGGGTGCGCTTCAAAACGCACCGCCAGAAAGATGATGTCTGCCTTAACGGCTTCCATAAGTGTGGTGGGAATGATCTCGGGTCCGATCGTGGCCGCGGCAGATGCAAAGCTTTCCGGATCTCGTGTGGTAGCAACGGCTACTTCGATGCCTTTGCGGGCAAACGCCTTGGCCAGGGCCTGACCGATCTTACCAAAGCCGATAATTGCGTAGTGAGCTACGTTGTTTTCTGATTGACTCATTTTGAGAATTTTTTAATTATTTAGCCAAATAGGTCATACCACCATCAACCAAAAGTTCAGCGCCCAGCATAAACGAAGAATCATCTGAGGCCAGGAAAACAGCTGTTTTACCAATATCCGAGGGTTGCCCAATCCTGCCTATTGGCATGACGCCTGCGTAGTGTTTTTTTACCGCTTCGATTTGTTCTGCAGGAACAAA
Proteins encoded in this region:
- a CDS encoding SDR family NAD(P)-dependent oxidoreductase, whose product is MNLDRQYQGDSASWTKEPQYQIFKEMSNLNNKVAIVTGASKGIGAGIAKAFAKEGAKVIVNYASSKDAADKVVKSITDDGGTAIAIQGDISKEADVIRLFDETEKTFGTLDILVNNAVFQQFLPVEQASVEAFHQHFNVNVLGPVLTIQAALKLFGSTGGNIINISSGASKSPMAGVSLYSATKAALDALTISLSKELGAKNVRINSILPGATETEGATSAGVTSGSEYEQLFIANTPLGRRGQPEDIAKAAVFLASDDAAWITGEQLSVSGGMYGF
- a CDS encoding NADPH-dependent F420 reductase produces the protein MSQSENNVAHYAIIGFGKIGQALAKAFARKGIEVAVATTRDPESFASAAATIGPEIIPTTLMEAVKADIIFLAVRFEAHPDVAKALPNWQGKTIVDVTNAYGISPKQLGGQPSGRVVAQAFTDGKVVKGFNHLGAAILAQDPAVQGGRRVVFLASDDDDAATQVSALADNLGFAAIKLGGLSEGGLLVQAHGNTWGQLIFKDLVKF